Proteins from a single region of Spirochaetaceae bacterium:
- a CDS encoding CRTAC1 family protein gives MAGFVALASLGAVPAAAELHFRAAGLGAGLTAERGPLDYSVADMTGGAAVGDFNRDGWQDIFLLGGGGAVDALYLNNGDGTFTDQAAAAGVAWSHRGLAAAVGDFDGDGWQDLYVTSLGESAGDRRPGAHRLYRNLGVPAATAASAAQNARTVPATPEDASAAGAGRTPPESTAPVRTPLASGAAAGGPTTGRAESGAAPGGVPGGTPGGVPRFEEVAVAAGVATTASPRPDGMGAAFGDFDLDGDLDLFVSGYQYHDGNRLFRNDGGRFTDVTVAMFGPALAIDVLETWSFAPAFVDMDGDRFPELLIAGDYGTSRYFLNDGGLRFRDLTAASGTGAGAMGMGSSFGDFDGDGRFDWYLTSVYARTGTESVRNGNQLYLNEGRHRFREASVAAGVNNGGWGWGAAAADLNHDGVLDLVTTNGWTRANHQGDLEWLSEPTRVYLGRGAAAGAEASGAVPAFDFVQEQVGLRHRDQGRGLIAFDYDNDGDRDILIVNLSGPVSLFRNDLTGPATNYLRVFLDRGHSRAVAPDGIGALVSIRTGATEQHRYIGGEGVYLGSGELSAHFGTGAATVIDELTVTWPDGTMTTLPSTPANQTLTLRYGATR, from the coding sequence ATGGCCGGTTTCGTTGCGCTGGCCTCTCTCGGCGCGGTACCGGCGGCGGCCGAGTTGCACTTCCGGGCGGCGGGGCTTGGGGCCGGGCTAACCGCGGAGCGGGGGCCGCTCGACTACTCCGTGGCGGACATGACCGGGGGCGCCGCGGTGGGCGACTTCAACCGCGACGGCTGGCAGGACATCTTTCTGCTTGGCGGCGGCGGCGCGGTGGATGCGCTGTACCTCAACAACGGCGACGGCACCTTTACCGACCAGGCGGCCGCGGCTGGGGTGGCGTGGTCGCATCGCGGGCTGGCGGCGGCGGTGGGCGACTTCGACGGCGACGGCTGGCAGGACCTGTACGTAACCAGCCTCGGCGAGTCCGCCGGCGACCGCCGCCCCGGCGCCCACCGCCTGTACCGCAACCTCGGCGTGCCGGCTGCGACCGCGGCATCCGCAGCCCAGAACGCCCGAACGGTACCGGCGACTCCCGAGGACGCCTCCGCGGCAGGCGCGGGACGCACGCCGCCGGAATCTACGGCGCCGGTGCGCACACCACTGGCGAGTGGTGCAGCGGCGGGCGGTCCCACAACCGGCCGCGCCGAGTCCGGCGCAGCTCCGGGAGGAGTACCGGGTGGGACTCCTGGCGGAGTCCCGCGCTTCGAAGAGGTAGCGGTGGCGGCGGGCGTGGCAACCACCGCCTCGCCGCGGCCCGACGGCATGGGCGCCGCATTCGGCGACTTCGACCTGGACGGCGACCTCGACCTGTTCGTGAGCGGCTACCAGTACCACGACGGCAACAGGCTGTTCCGCAACGACGGCGGGCGCTTCACGGACGTCACCGTGGCGATGTTCGGGCCGGCGCTGGCGATCGACGTGCTGGAGACCTGGAGCTTCGCGCCCGCATTCGTGGACATGGACGGCGACCGCTTCCCGGAGCTGCTGATCGCCGGCGACTACGGCACCTCGCGCTACTTCCTGAACGACGGCGGGCTGCGCTTCCGCGACCTGACCGCGGCGTCCGGCACCGGCGCCGGCGCCATGGGCATGGGCAGCTCGTTCGGCGACTTCGACGGCGACGGACGCTTCGACTGGTACCTGACCTCGGTGTACGCGCGCACCGGCACCGAGTCGGTGCGCAACGGCAACCAGCTCTACCTGAACGAGGGCCGCCACCGCTTCCGGGAGGCGTCGGTGGCGGCGGGCGTGAACAACGGCGGCTGGGGATGGGGCGCGGCGGCCGCGGACCTCAACCACGACGGAGTGCTCGACCTGGTCACCACCAACGGCTGGACACGCGCCAACCACCAGGGCGACCTGGAGTGGCTGAGCGAACCGACCCGCGTCTACCTCGGTCGCGGCGCGGCCGCCGGCGCCGAGGCAAGCGGCGCCGTACCGGCGTTCGACTTCGTGCAGGAACAGGTGGGCCTGCGCCACCGCGACCAGGGCCGCGGCCTGATCGCCTTCGACTACGACAACGACGGCGACCGCGACATCCTCATCGTCAACCTGAGCGGCCCGGTGAGCCTGTTCCGCAACGACCTCACCGGCCCCGCAACCAACTACCTGCGCGTGTTCCTGGACCGCGGCCACAGCCGCGCGGTGGCCCCGGACGGCATCGGCGCGCTGGTTTCGATCCGGACCGGCGCCACCGAGCAGCACCGGTACATCGGCGGCGAGGGCGTCTACCTGGGATCGGGCGAACTCTCCGCCCACTTCGGCACCGGCGCAGCAACGGTGATCGACGAACTGACCGTAACCTGGCCGGACGGCACCATGACCACGCTCCCATCAACCCCCGCCAACCAGACCCTTACCCTCCGTTACGGCGCCACTCGCTGA